The Porphyrobacter sp. HT-58-2 genome has a window encoding:
- a CDS encoding GNAT family N-acetyltransferase — translation MLDRQPVLEDEHIRLRPLRAEDWDALFAVASDPLIWAQHPAHDRWREPVFRAFFDDALANRGALVALDARTGAVIGSTRFHGLEEAPNEAGGGSVEIGWTFLARSHWGGTYNREMKRLMLAHALAPEPFGVAEVRFLVGEGNTRSRRALENIGARLTDRHEERIMAGGTIISHLTYVITRESFAIGPLA, via the coding sequence ATGCTCGACCGCCAGCCGGTGCTGGAGGACGAGCATATTCGCTTGCGCCCGCTGCGCGCCGAGGATTGGGACGCGCTGTTCGCAGTCGCCTCCGATCCGCTGATCTGGGCTCAGCATCCCGCGCATGACCGCTGGCGCGAACCGGTGTTTCGCGCCTTCTTCGATGATGCGCTGGCGAACAGGGGCGCGCTGGTGGCGCTGGATGCCAGGACCGGCGCGGTCATCGGCTCCACGCGCTTTCATGGGCTGGAAGAGGCGCCCAATGAGGCAGGCGGCGGATCGGTGGAGATCGGCTGGACGTTTCTGGCACGCTCGCACTGGGGCGGCACTTACAACCGTGAAATGAAACGCCTGATGCTGGCCCATGCGCTCGCCCCTGAACCTTTCGGCGTCGCCGAAGTGCGGTTTCTGGTGGGCGAGGGCAACACCCGCTCGCGCCGCGCGCTGGAGAACATCGGTGCGCGCCTGACCGACCGGCACGAGGAGCGGATCATGGCGGGCGGCACGATCATCTCGCACCTCACCTATGTCA